In the genome of Leeuwenhoekiella sp. MAR_2009_132, one region contains:
- a CDS encoding DsbA family oxidoreductase encodes MTPNTMKVEIWSDIMCPFCYIGKRNFDKALEQFSHRDRIEVIWKSFSLAPDLKTDASIHSKQYLQDRKGMSAEQAQNAIDHVTDYAKATGLDFDYDKVIVANTHKGHQLIHLAGQQGLQDAMKERLLKAYFIDGLNVDDTNVLVQLGVEVGLTEEAIHTELREENFAAFIEQDIAEAQQLGVSGVPFFVFDRKYAVSGAQPEEQFSEVIDKAYSEWHAKHNSLEFEVMQGQSCDADGNCD; translated from the coding sequence ATGACACCAAATACAATGAAAGTCGAAATATGGAGTGATATCATGTGTCCGTTTTGCTATATAGGCAAGCGTAATTTTGATAAAGCTTTAGAGCAGTTTTCACATCGTGACCGCATAGAAGTTATATGGAAGAGTTTTTCATTAGCACCAGATCTTAAAACAGATGCTTCGATACACAGCAAACAGTATTTACAAGATCGCAAGGGTATGAGTGCAGAGCAGGCACAAAATGCGATAGATCACGTAACCGATTATGCTAAGGCAACCGGCCTTGATTTTGATTATGATAAGGTAATTGTCGCAAATACACATAAAGGGCACCAATTGATACATCTTGCCGGTCAGCAAGGTCTGCAGGATGCTATGAAAGAACGCTTGTTGAAAGCATATTTTATAGACGGTTTAAATGTAGATGATACAAATGTGCTGGTACAGTTGGGCGTAGAAGTAGGCCTTACTGAAGAAGCGATACATACCGAATTGAGAGAAGAGAACTTTGCTGCTTTTATAGAGCAGGACATAGCAGAAGCACAGCAACTGGGAGTAAGCGGTGTTCCGTTCTTTGTTTTTGACCGAAAATATGCGGTTTCAGGAGCACAACCCGAAGAGCAATTTTCTGAAGTTATTGATAAAGCATATAGCGAGTGGCACGCTAAACACAATTCATTAGAATTTGAAGTGATGCAAGGGCAGAGCTGCGATGCAGATGGAAATTGTGATTAA
- the modB gene encoding molybdate ABC transporter permease subunit produces the protein MNWEPLLLTFKLALVVTLILLIIATPIAYWLSNSKSRLKPVVETLVSMPLVLPPTVLGFYFLMAFSHNNGVGSWLNSVLGIKLVFSFTGLVIASVIYSLPFMVHPIQSGLSSISKSITEASYVMGKSKWETLFKIQLPQIKPAILTGIVLSFAHTVGEFGVVLMIGGNIPGKTKVASIAIYDEVEALNYDAANFYSLVLFAITFCILLLVYLVNGNYFKSFFK, from the coding sequence ATGAATTGGGAACCTCTGTTGCTCACATTTAAACTTGCTCTGGTGGTTACTTTAATTTTATTAATCATCGCAACTCCCATTGCCTACTGGCTTAGCAACTCTAAATCCCGTTTAAAACCGGTCGTAGAAACTTTAGTAAGTATGCCTCTGGTTTTACCGCCCACCGTTTTAGGATTCTATTTTTTAATGGCATTTAGTCATAATAATGGGGTGGGAAGTTGGTTAAATTCTGTTTTGGGTATAAAACTGGTTTTCTCATTTACAGGATTAGTAATTGCTTCAGTAATTTACAGTTTACCGTTTATGGTGCATCCTATACAATCTGGTTTGAGTTCGATCTCCAAGTCGATTACAGAAGCTTCTTATGTAATGGGAAAATCAAAATGGGAAACCTTATTTAAAATTCAGTTACCTCAAATTAAACCGGCAATACTAACCGGTATAGTATTGTCTTTTGCGCATACGGTAGGAGAGTTTGGTGTGGTTTTGATGATAGGTGGAAACATTCCCGGTAAAACAAAAGTAGCATCTATAGCAATTTACGATGAGGTGGAAGCACTTAATTATGACGCGGCTAATTTTTACTCGTTGGTACTTTTTGCAATTACTTTTTGCATACTGCTTTTGGTTTATCTCGTAAACGGAAACTACTTTAAAAGCTTCTTCAAATGA
- the modA gene encoding molybdate ABC transporter substrate-binding protein: MLSLILYLKMHNSFKIVNRLLVVLTVLGISMLLITCKQKSETVLSIATAANMQFAIHELAADFTAKTGVKCQIVISSSGKLTAQIKEGAPYDIFVAADLTYPQAVYDAGMAINPPKIYAYGKLVLWSYSDESLPILRMLTSASIQHIALANPETAPYGSAAISVLKSQHLYDSISHKLVYGESIAQTNQFITSGAAEIGFTALAVVKSPALKNKGNWAIIDEKLYDPIAQGVVVLNREGANLNAAAAFYDYLFSPEAQKILSDFGYSGNE, encoded by the coding sequence TTGTTATCACTCATACTCTATTTAAAAATGCACAACAGTTTTAAGATTGTAAATAGACTGCTCGTAGTTTTAACCGTACTTGGTATAAGTATGCTTTTGATTACTTGTAAACAAAAATCTGAAACCGTTTTAAGTATCGCAACTGCGGCAAATATGCAGTTTGCGATTCACGAATTAGCAGCAGACTTTACGGCCAAAACAGGTGTAAAATGCCAGATTGTAATAAGTTCATCTGGTAAACTTACCGCTCAGATTAAAGAAGGCGCGCCCTATGATATTTTTGTAGCGGCAGATCTAACCTATCCGCAGGCGGTATATGATGCCGGGATGGCGATAAATCCTCCTAAGATATATGCATACGGTAAACTGGTTTTATGGTCCTATTCAGACGAGTCATTGCCTATTTTACGTATGCTTACCAGTGCTTCTATACAGCATATTGCACTGGCAAACCCTGAGACTGCACCCTATGGCAGTGCGGCTATTTCAGTATTAAAAAGTCAGCATTTATACGATTCTATCTCCCATAAGTTGGTTTATGGCGAAAGCATAGCTCAGACGAATCAATTTATAACTTCTGGCGCAGCCGAGATAGGCTTTACAGCATTAGCAGTAGTAAAATCTCCTGCACTTAAAAACAAAGGTAACTGGGCTATTATCGATGAAAAACTTTACGATCCCATAGCTCAGGGCGTGGTGGTGCTTAACCGGGAAGGCGCAAACTTAAATGCGGCAGCGGCTTTTTATGATTATCTTTTTTCGCCTGAAGCGCAGAAAATACTTTCAGATTTTGGATATTCGGGAAATGAATAA
- a CDS encoding Yip1 family protein — MQQTTTPQESVENLTDREIFTRIWVFPREVFKYIEAKKYDEHVYVLLILAGIVRGFDRAIEKDLGDNLSLGAVLGFSIVGGALLGWVSYYIYASLLSYTGKWIGGRADSKGILRVLAYGSLPMILTLVFLVPQVGIYGIALFQADGDITSGGMLENIAFWGSVLLETVLVIWSLVLIIIGISEVQQSSIATAILNLLLPIVIFILPILLIAGLFSVL; from the coding sequence ATGCAACAAACCACTACTCCTCAGGAATCTGTAGAAAACCTGACAGACCGTGAAATATTTACTCGAATATGGGTATTTCCGCGGGAAGTTTTCAAATATATAGAAGCTAAAAAATACGACGAGCATGTTTATGTGTTGCTCATTTTAGCGGGTATTGTGCGCGGCTTTGACCGCGCTATCGAAAAAGATTTAGGAGATAATTTAAGTTTGGGAGCCGTACTGGGTTTTAGTATTGTAGGCGGTGCTTTACTGGGGTGGGTTTCGTATTATATTTATGCTTCGTTACTTAGTTATACCGGTAAATGGATAGGTGGTAGAGCAGATTCTAAAGGTATTCTACGGGTATTGGCCTACGGGTCGTTACCTATGATTTTAACCCTTGTATTTTTAGTTCCACAGGTAGGTATTTACGGAATAGCATTATTTCAGGCAGATGGAGATATTACCAGCGGCGGAATGTTAGAAAATATTGCATTCTGGGGTTCGGTTTTATTAGAAACGGTTCTGGTAATTTGGTCGCTTGTTCTCATAATTATAGGTATTTCTGAAGTGCAACAAAGCTCAATAGCTACTGCAATCTTAAATCTGCTATTGCCTATAGTTATTTTCATCTTACCCATTTTACTTATTGCGGGTCTTTTTTCAGTATTATAA
- a CDS encoding molybdopterin-binding protein: protein MNKLHGHIHALEVSGNLTIVEVAVTSELFLKAIVIDTPQTADYLQKGHKVSLVFKETEVIIGIGEQSNVSLQNQLPATILGIEKGKLLSKIKLSTTAGALTSIISTAAVMKLNLAVSSEVVAMVKLNEVMLRRL from the coding sequence ATGAATAAACTACACGGTCATATACACGCTTTGGAAGTAAGCGGCAATTTAACGATAGTTGAGGTTGCTGTGACTTCTGAGTTATTTCTCAAAGCAATCGTGATTGATACCCCGCAAACTGCAGACTATTTACAAAAAGGACATAAAGTATCGCTTGTCTTTAAAGAAACTGAAGTAATTATAGGAATAGGTGAACAATCTAATGTGAGTTTGCAAAATCAACTACCTGCGACCATTTTAGGTATTGAAAAAGGAAAATTATTAAGTAAAATCAAACTCAGTACTACTGCCGGTGCTCTTACTTCAATCATAAGTACAGCAGCAGTTATGAAGCTAAATCTTGCGGTCTCAAGTGAGGTTGTAGCAATGGTTAAGTTAAACGAAGTTATGCTACGTAGATTATGA